In one Bactrocera tryoni isolate S06 chromosome 5, CSIRO_BtryS06_freeze2, whole genome shotgun sequence genomic region, the following are encoded:
- the LOC120778372 gene encoding nucleoplasmin-like protein ANO39 → MRAFVIFALLGLILAVTAAPTPGAEAVAAPVVDEQSVKSAESGESGEDAADDDSAEDEYYDDETPSESDEEDSDEDSEEGDVENVDEPEDEESSEEDEGSDESSEETGANAALK, encoded by the coding sequence atgcgcgCTTTCGTTATTTTCGCACTTCTCGGTTTAATCTTGGCTGTGACTGCCGCACCAACTCCAGGTGCAGAGGCAGTAGCAGCACCTGTGGTCGACGAGCAAAGTGTTAAGAGCGCTGAGAGCGGTGAGAGTGGTGAGGATGCAGCGGACGATGATAGTGCAGAAGATGAATACTACGATGACGAAACACCTTCTGAAAGTGACGAAGAAGACAGTGATGAAGACAGCGAAGAAGGTGACGTAGAAAACGTAGACGAGCCGGAAGACGAAGAAAGCAGTGAAGAGGATGAGGGATCCGATGAATCTTCTGAAGAAACTGGTGCCAATGCTGCTCTAAAATAA